In one Colletotrichum destructivum chromosome 2, complete sequence genomic region, the following are encoded:
- a CDS encoding Putative cullin, anaphase-promoting complex subunit 2, cullin domain superfamily: MVATMNASSRWSGKRQNVFKSVFDTDISQPTPYSTPSQRFASQGEPFGGPPPPPSPAHHQSPSRAQFASSSKLSDSQSSLPSTRSNALPSNQANDQIRWDRAWHVVTSRIQLPPSVAAEDSFGTLAPESQDYDADFYDSLSLVLNPGKHAQHAATTEDILSWHTQQVRHHFAQHVLPLLSACTTYGDQAQVLLGSIHTLEAAHRQYLYGLSLIVRGLDNKRADIAADKFRRDLHAVIGNSMSQALMGSLRAVLGRLTRVILGMQARSSSGASSGIDLQRNSQAAAVPTPAPAVAARQELLQLIETLHKVGLAGERFQVLLAELMDAMMIEHVKTSFAGVWTQSNAGSGKDAPRASSVSRAAKLGAPSHCITALCDWVENHYSRLAVEVFARLGSGDIAWADVEKWKEIAIGRLAVMRIQELFDIVLQWPESRGALDDLRSAITTPQRRLQLTDTFSAALQKRLLHPGRSTLDILRVYISMIRTFHALDHSKVLLDRVVHSLQLYLCQRDDAIPIVVTGLLSNPDDVHTEASKTKLVELAVLLNDPSQQRRPATDEEELDWDDMGWIPDPVDAGVNYKRPKSEDVIGTLINALGSQDIFIKEFQNIIAERLLSTQAEFIQEIRVLNLLKKRFGDNALQNCDVMIKDIQDSKRVDSIISKTVRTGYIGGPVRKSKELPSYHTKILSRLFWPTMDREHFILPRPVAEVQGHYDDEFERLKSYRKLTWLNNLGNATVSLELEDRTVEKECKTYEAVVIFAFQEDATYNGPLPVRRTIDQLEEILQMDDDLIRSAISFWISQRVLREIEPGKFVVLENLDDDVNDGADPAVPGPDEVPVPKSGDLSPKKPNALDAKEQERRHMYWQFIVGMLTNSSPAMPLGQIAMMMKMLIADGFPWSNEELQEFLAEKMAEEELELTGGKYRLPKK, translated from the coding sequence ATGGTTGCCACAATGAACGCGTCCTCCAGGTGGAGCGGCAAACGGCAAAACGTCTTCAAGTCTGTCTTTGACACGGACATATCGCAGCCCACTCCGTACTCGACACCATCTCAGAGGTTCGCCTCCCAGGGAGAGCCATTCGGCGGTCCCCCAcctccgccctcgccagcaCACCATCAGTCGCCCTCGCGCGCCCAGTTTGCCAGCAGCAGTAAACTTTCGGATTCTCAAAGCTCGCTTCCATCAACCCGCTCCAACGCTCTTCCTTCCAATCAAGCCAACGACCAGATTAGGTGGGATCGAGCGTGGCACGTGGTGACGAGCCGTATTCAACTTCCCCCATCGGTGGCCGCTGAGGACTCATTCGGCACACTGGCTCCCGAGTCTCAAGACTACGATGCGGACTTCTACGACAGTCTTAGCCTGGTTCTCAATCCCGGGAAGCATGCCCAGcacgccgccaccaccgaaGACATCCTCTCCTGGCATACCCAGCAGGTCCGCCACCACTTTGCCCAGCACGTCCTCCCCCTGTTATCTGCATGCACCACATACGGTGACCAGGCTCAGGTACTCCTCGGAAGTATTCATACGCTGGAGGCAGCTCACCGCCAGTACCTCTATGGGCTGTCCCTCATCGTGCGGGGCCTGGACAACAAGCGTGCagacatcgccgccgacaagtTCAGGCGTGATTTGCACGCAGTTATCGGTAATTCTATGTCGCAGGCGCTTATGGGATCCCTCCGAGCCGTTCTGGGTCGCTTAACGAGGGTGATACTGGGCATGCAGGCTCGGTCTTCCTCCGGGGCATCTAGCGGAATTGACTTGCAAAGGAACAGTcaggcagcagcagtaccAACACCAGCACCCGCAGTGGCAGCGCGGCAAGAACTCCTGCAGCTGATCGAGACACTGCACAAAGTTGGACTTGCTGGGGAGAGGTTCCAGGTCTTACTCGCCGAGCTGATGGACGCCATGATGATCGAGCATGTAAAAACATCCTTCGCTGGCGTATGGACACAGTCAAACGCAGGCAGCGGGAAGGATGCTCCGCGCGCCTCGTCGGTTTCTCGCGCTGCGAAGCTTGGCGCGCCTTCGCACTGCATCACAGCACTCTGCGATTGGGTCGAGAACCACTACTCGCGGCTAGCAGTCGAAGTGTTTGCCCGCCTCGGCAGCGGGGACATTGCTTGGGCCGATGTCGAGAAGTGGAAGGAGATTGCAATCGGCCGCTTGGCCGTCATGCGCATCCAAGAACTTTTTGACATTGTCCTGCAGTGGCCTGAAAGCAGAGGAGCCTTGGACGACCTCCGCAGCGCTATCACTACGCCTCAGAGACGCTTGCAACTGACGGATACATTTTCGGCTGCATTGCAGAAACGGTTGTTGCATCCTGGCAGGTCGACGCTCGACATACTCCGGGTGTACATCTCCATGATTCGGACTTTCCATGCTCTTGACCACTCCAAGGTGCTTCTGGACCGAGTGGTACATTCGCTCCAGCTTTATTTGTGCCAGAGAGACGATGCCATCCCCATTGTTGTCACGGGACTCTTGTCCAATCCGGACGACGTTCACACAGAAGCAAGCAAAacgaagctcgtcgagctggcAGTTTTACTCAATGATCCGTCACAGCAGCGGCGTCCTGCCACGGATGAAGAGGAACTGGACTGGGACGACATGGGGTGGATCCCGGATCCCGTGGATGCTGGCGTCAACTACAAGCGTCCCAAGTCGGAGGACGTCATCGGAACACTTATTAACGCTCTGGGCTCACAGGACATCTTCATCAAAGAGTTTCAGAACATCATCGCAGAACGGCTGCTGTCCACGCAAGCCGAGTTCATCCAAGAAATCAGGGTGCTCAATCTACTCAAGAAGCGGTTCGGAGATAACGCCCTGCAAAACTGCGATGTCATGATCAAAGACATCCAAGACTCGAAGAGAGTCGAttccatcatctccaagacAGTCAGGACAGGCTACATCGGTGGACCCGTCCGGAAGTCCAAGGAGCTGCCGTCCTACCACACGAAGATTCTCTCTCGGCTCTTCTGGCCGACGATGGATAGGGAGCACTTTATCCTTCCACGACCCGTTGCAGAGGTCCAAGGGCACTACGATGACGAATTCGAGCGTCTCAAGTCTTATCGCAAGCTGACATGGCTCAACAATCTCGGTAACGCCACCGTCAGCCTCGAGCTGGAAGACAGAACTGTCGAGAAAGAGTGCAAGACGTATGAagccgtcgtcatcttcgctTTCCAGGAAGACGCAACCTACAATGGACCACTTCCCGTGCGTCGTACCATCGACCAGCTCGAAGAGATTCTCCAGATGGACGATGATCTTATCCGGTCTGCCATCTCCTTCTGGATCAGTCAGCGTGTCCTTCGCGAAATCGAGCCGGGCAAGTTTGTCGTCCTGGAGAATCTGGATGATGATGTCAACGACGGTGCAGACCCCGCGGTACCAGGTCCAGACGAAGTACCTGTCCCCAAGTCGGGTGATCTTTCGCCCAAGAAGCCCAACGCGCTGGACGCCAAAGAGCAAGAGCGGCGACATATGTACTGGCAGTTCATTGTCGGCATGCTCACGAACTCGAGCCCGGCCATGCCGCTGGGCCAGATcgccatgatgatgaagatgctGATCGCGGATGGATTCCCCTGGAGCAACGAGGAGCTGCAGGAGTTCCTTgcggagaagatggcggAGGAAGAGTTGGAATTGACGGGCGGCAAATACCGACTGCCCAAGAAATGA